In Diorhabda sublineata isolate icDioSubl1.1 chromosome 4, icDioSubl1.1, whole genome shotgun sequence, a single window of DNA contains:
- the LOC130442742 gene encoding protein Wnt-6, which yields MHTVICVPASIYLLLIITPYTTSWWAVGSHLVMDPNQTCKRARWSRGKMSDICNNKPGLLNQIAKGIALGQTECQYQFRYRRWNCTSTKRSIKKVMLRDTRETGFVNAIIAAGITFQVTRACTKGEQIGCSCSKRKRRKNSRKKNPPLPEGNWEWDGCGENIEFGIKKSKDFLDTRYRRRSSDMKTLVKLHNYVAGRLAVKNNMVTVCKCHGLSGSCTLKTCTRRMPTFREVGNRLKERFDGAAKVIAGNDGQSFMPEGETIKPPGRGDLVYSEESPLYCVPNNTLGSFGTQGRICNDTSQGEEGCGILCCGRGYSTHTEEVKVNCNCTFKYCCEVQCDICKVTERKNICL from the exons GGCAGTTGGCAGTCATTTGGTCATGGATCCAAATCAGACCTGTAAAAGGGCAAGATGGTCGCGGGGAAAAATGTCAGACATTTGTAATAATAAACCAGGTTTATTGAACCAAATAGCCAAAGGTATTGCTCTCGGTCAGACAGAATGCCAATACCAGTTTAGGTATAGAAGGTGGAACTGTACGTCTACCAAAAGGAGTATTAAAAAAGTAATGTTAAGAG ATACACGAGAGACTGGATTTGTGAATGCTATAATCGCAGCAGGAATAACATTTCAAGTAACTAGAGCTTGCACCAAAGGAGAACAAATAGGATGTTCTTGTTCGAaaagaaaacgaagaaaaaacaGTAGAAAGAAAAATCCTCCTCTACCAGAAGGAAACTGGGAGTGGGATGGGTGCGGAGAGAATATAGAATTTGGTATTAAGAAATCGAAAGATTTCTTGGATACTAGGTACCGACGAAGAAGTAGTGATATGAAAACTCTAGTTAAATTACATAACTATGTAGCTGGACGATTG GCTGTCAAGAATAATATGGTAACTGTATGCAAGTGCCACGGCCTCTCAGGTTCATGTACACTGAAAACGTGCACCAGAAGAATGCCTACATTTCGTGAAGTAGGCAACCGACTGAAAGAACGCTTCGATGGTGCAGCAAAAGTCATAGCTGGCAACGATGGTCAAAGTTTCATGCCAGAAGGTGAAACAATAAAACCTCCTGGTCGAGGAGATTTAGTTTATTCGGAAGAATCTCCTTTGTACTGCGTTCCAAATAATACTCTTGGATCATTTGGAACGCAAGGGAGAATATGTAACGATACCTCTCAAGGAGAGGAAGGCTGTGGAATATTATGCTGTGGAAGGGGTTACTCGACGCACACTGAAGAAGTGAAAGTTAATTGTAACTGTACGTTTAAATATTGCTGTGAAGTTCAGTGTGATATTTGTAAGGTAACcgaaaggaaaaatatttgtttgtga